A segment of the Lycium ferocissimum isolate CSIRO_LF1 chromosome 10, AGI_CSIRO_Lferr_CH_V1, whole genome shotgun sequence genome:
ttgaaatgggtatttgtttgtttttcatGTTTGTATGTCAATTGTATGTATTTGCTTTAAGTATTGATATGTGTTTGTGTTGATTTGTCTGTTTGGTTTGGGAATTGTTGTTGTTTAAAGTGATTCTTGAAATTggtatttgtttgtttttcctGTTATCTCTCACATTTTATGTGTTTGGTTTAAGTATTGATATGGTTTTGTGTTGATTTGTGTGTTTTAAGTGATTCTTGAAATGGGTAATTGCTTGTTTTTCCTGTTTGTATCTCAATTGTATGTATTTGCTTCAAGTGTTGATATGGGGTTGTGTTAATTTTGTTGTTTAAAGTGATTCTTGAAATggtatttgtttgtttttcatGTTTGTATGTCAATTGTATGTATTTGCTTTTAAGTATGTGTTGATTTGTGTGTTTGATTTGTGAATTGTTGTTGTTTAAACTGATTCTTGAAATGGGCATTTGTTTGTTTTTCCTGTTATCtccaaaattttatgtatttgCTTTAAGTATTGATATGGTTTTGTGTTGATGCACCactttgattatgattttttgATGTTTTGTATGTGTAGTTATATATAATGaaatggggttttttttttttttttttccttcccttTTTGGTGTTTTTGTGCTGATTATTGAACTTGgagttgttttgtttttctggTTATCTCAATTTGAAAAAGTTGGTTTTTTGATGATTATTTAAATGGGTATTTGTTTGTTTTCCCTGTTTTTATCTCAACTGTATGTATTTGCTTCAAGTatttatatgtgtatgtgttgaTTTGTGTGCTTGGTTTgggaattgttgttgttaaaaattgattcttgaaatggtatatgtttgtttttcatgtttttatctTATATCTATGTATTTGCTTTAAGTATTGATATGGGTTTGTGTTGATTTATCTGTTTGGTTTGGGAATTGTTGTTTTTTAAACTGATTCTTGAAATggtatttgtttgttttttcctGTTATCTCTCACATTTTATGTATTTGCTTTAAGTATTTATATGGGGTTGTGTTGATTTATGTGTTTGGTTTGGGAATTGTTGTTTTTTAAACTGATTCTTGAAATggtatttgtttgttttttcctGTTATCTCTCACATTTTATGTATTTGCTTTAAGTATTTATATGGGGTTGTGTTGATTTATGTGTTTGGTTTGgaaattattgttgtttaaactgattcttgaaatgggtatttgtttgtttttcatgttttttaacTCAATTTTATTAAGTGGATGTGCctatttgattatgattttgggtgttttttatatgtatatgtctgttTAGTTATCAATTTTGAAATGGGtagtctttctttcctttttggtgCTTTTTTGCTGATTGTTGAGATGggaattgttttatttttcttctgaTTATCTCAATTTTGATAAGGGTTTGTTCTtaagacacacacacacacacacacagagtgtgtgtgtgtgtgatttaAGTCAATGTTAAAGTCGATGTTTTTATCTCAATTCTTATCTGGGAATTCTGTTTCGTTTCCTGGTTATTTCAATCCATTTGGGTTGGATTGCATATTCTTGATATGAGGCTGTTTGTTAGAATATGTGCTTCTTTAAGTGGGTATTCGGGTAAGTGTCTGACTGATTTTCCGGGTTGTGGAATTTGCAGGCTGATAAGAGACTTGGTGAATTTGAATTTTGACTTGATGTTGACGAAAGTTGCTGGGTTTTGATCTGAATTTTTGTTTTAGGAAGGATAAGTAGCTTGGATTGGATTGAATATTtagttatcaaaaaaaaaaaaaaaaaaaagtagcttgGATTTGTAAAATTAGCTGAAATTTTGGTTTTAGGGatatcttcttttttgttttggttttggtAACTTGAAGAAAGGTAAAGAGTGTGCGACTTTTGGACGTTTGACTATGCCGATGTCGTGGGCTGATTCTGTTTCTGCAGCCGAGAATCCAGCTGGAGCTCCCGCCAAGTCAGCATATGTTCCGCCACATTTACGAAACCGACCTTCAGCAGATCCTAAACCTCCTGCACAGGCTTCGTATGCTGGGGCTGCTGCATTAGGTAATAATGACCATAGTGGTTATGGTGTACCAAATGTGGTTGGGAGTCGTTGGAGTGGTCAAAGAAATGAATACCAATCTGGTTATTCTGGTGGAGGAGGACGAGGTGGTGGCGGTTGGAATGGCAGAACTGGGGGCTGGGATCGTGGGAGGGACCGGGAAGTTAACCCCTTTACAGACGAGGATAATGAACCTGTTAGTGAACAAGAGAGTTCCGCGATCAATTTTGATGCGTATGAGGATATTCCGGTGGAAACAAGCGGGGATAATGTGCCCCCTCCTGTGAATACTTTTGCAGATATTGATTTAGGTGAAGCTGTCAACGAAAATATTAGGAGGTGCAAGTATGTTAAGCCAACCCCTGTGCAACGGCATACTATACCTATTTCACTCGCAGGGAGGGATTTGATGGCTTGTGCTCAGACTGGTTCCGGAAAAACTGCTGCTTTCTGCTTCCCTATTATAAGCGGAATCATGAGGGGCCAATTTCCTAGACCTCCACGTCCACGTGTGGCATTTCCTCTAGCTCTTATTCTCTCCCCGACGAGGGAGCTCTCATGCCAAGTAAGTTTTCCTGGTTATTGGTTTATATAGTtgaaaaagagaacaaaaaagTAACAAGGATTTTCTTCCCTGTACATTGATATATGGTTTTCTTCACAAGTTTTATCTGAAGGGTTGAGGTTTGTGTTATGACCTGCAGATTCATGATGAAGCTAAAAAGTTTTCATATCAAACTGGCGTCAAGGTGGTTGTTGCCTATGGTGGTGCTCCTATAAACCAACAGGTCCTATATTTCTCTTGTTTGCTTGGTACTTCTCTTTTAATTAGTTATGTTTTGCTGGCATTTTTGGTTATTTTTGGATTTGCATTGTTTGTTGCTGGGTTTTCTTTCATATGCAATGTCAGCTTTTATCGTAGTGTTATCTCTAGTAGGATTGTTTCTGAGGTTCTGATATATGGATTCGTTATGCCACTAGAGGGATTCATGTTCTGAGTAAGTTGTTGATCAAGTTCAAACTGGAACTTGACTACATTTTGTCACTTTCTAACCTTATTTCTTAAGTGAGTAGATTCTTTTATGCTGACCTTTAATAAGAGACCCTCTAGTCTCAGTAAAGTTATACATGTGCGAAATTGGCCTTCGTTTCACTGAAATGTGAGCACATGAAGAGGTTCATATCAGCCTAACTGATATTGTTAATGCAATGGTGACAATTGAAAACATTTTGGGGAAATATGCATTGACTGGTTGTTGCAAAGTTTATGGGTCCATTTAATGACtctgtgtgtgtgagagagagagtgcaagagaaatagagagagagagagaatcatCCGACtgttttattcttttttgaGTAATTTGTGAAATAGATTCTGATACTAGATCCTCGTTTcataatggaaatatagagTAGCTTCCCACCttctcaaataaataaatttgctACCGCTTTGCGGGCACTCTTTTGGGCTCGTAAAAATATGAGAATCTGAGAGTGAAGCTTGAGAGAGATTGCTTCATTGGGTTGTTTAATGCGTACAAGTTTTATCTTCTTTCGGTGCATCGTTTGACTCCACGGATATCATGTCTTACATTTTGCCCttattgacaaagaagaaatATCTTTCATCATTGAAGCTGTGATTAGTTTCTCACAGTCGATTTTATGCTGTGACACTGTTAACAGCTTCGCGAATTAGAGAGAGGTGTGCATATTCTTGTGGCAACCCCTGGACGGTTGGTAGATTTACTTGAGAGAGCAAGAGTCTCATTGCAGATGATAAGGTATTTGGCTCTAGACGAGGCTGATCGAATGCTTGACATGGGTTTTGAACCTCAAATAAGGAAAATAGTGCAACAGATGGACATGCCCCCGCCAGGTGTACGACAGACCATGCTTTTCAGTGCCACTTTTCCAAAAGAGATTCAGGTTATTTTTCTACATTAGCGGACTCTTCTTCGATCCATCACTTTTTTGCCTTGATATTAATTTACTTTAAACCTCCATTATCCTGTGGATTTTTCTGCTTCGGACCGTCATCGTGGATGAGCAACATTTCTGGCGACCTTCCAAAATCATTACAAATTTCTTGAGTTGCTTGATCTTCTACAATTAAATGAAGAAGCTCATCTTATTCTCTAATTTTTGGATATATATTACTTGATTAAATCATAGGGAGAGCCTTGGTAGTGATTGTTGCAAGAATTATACACTTAAAATTTTAACCTGAACGCAGAGACTGGCCTCAGATTTTCTATCCAATTATATCTTTTTGGCCGTCGGAAGGGTTGGCTCTAGCACAGATTTGATTGTCCAAAGAGTTGAATATGTTCAAGAGACTGATAAGAGAAGTCACTTGATGGATCTTCTTCATGCACAGAGGGAAAACGGTGCTCATGGCAAGGTAGCTTCTGTCTATTGTTTCAAGTTTACTTAATTATTCATGTTTACGAGGTAGCAGAGCACACTCTATTTCTCACATTTATAATTATGGGGGAATATGTTTCCGCCTTCCCTTCTTGGTTACGGATTTTGAGAGCAGTTGCCAGTGCCTTGCTACTGTTCGGGTGAACTAAGCATAATTCTTTACAAATTTATCAGGATGAGAGATAATTCCCGGTCTTGGAACCTCTATGGTTTGGTTGGATTAATATCTGTTTCCTGAAAATTCTTAGAATCACTATTAAGCGTGTCTGTGATGAAGAAAATACAAGTACAGGCACTAAAGATTGGCCTCTGGAGGTAGGAACAATTTAGGTAATTAAAGGAAGAGGCAGCGAAGGGTGATAGTTGTATAGATTGTCAATCTGCTTCACTTGCTGTGTGTCTGGTGTACCCTCTGATGTCCTGCCAATATTATTTTAACTTTTGGAGAGTGAAAGATATAAATTCATATCTGTGGAAATATGTCACTCTCGCCTGCGTGGTGAGTGCTGTATTATCAAGACATATGGCTGACATAATTTGTGCAACTTTTTCTTTATAATCATCCAGTTTCAAACTTCTCAACTTTTTGATTGCTCATTGCTACTCTCTATTTCTCAGCAAGCTCTTACCCTTGTTTTCGTGGAGACTAAGAAGGGAGCTGATGCACTGGAGCATTGGCTTTGTATGAATGGTTTCCCTGCTACTGCTATTCATGGTGATAGAACTCAGCAGGTACGGTTGCTTATTCCTAGCGCCTTCTGGTTGACATCTCATGATACATAAGCTTATAACAATGACTGTTTTATTCTTTCTAAGttttttttagcctttttcttGCCTCTGTTTCTGCTCTTATTATATTCTTTTAATCCATTTCAAATTGAATTTTGCGGTTTTAATTTTGGCTATATTCATGAACTGTTCTCTTCCCGTTGTTCAATTAGAAATCAAGGGACTCTTGTTAATTCATGTCAAGTTGAACCATGTAATCAATATCTGAAATGGAGGATGTATTTGAACCTGCATTGACTATGTTTCTTTTTagctgagggtctatcggaaacagcctctctaccccacaaaggtagaggtaaggtctgtgtacatcctaccctccccagacgccacttatgggattacactgggaatgttgttgttgaagtatTTGAATTTCTGGAGGTCAACAAGGAGTACATGCTTCAGTATAGCTACTTACTATGGAACCTCAATTTTCATGATCTTCACTATGTTAGGTTGCTTCTCCAGATTTAACATAACTTCATTTGCATTGTCTGTGTGATGATTAGCTGGCTTATGTGTATGCTCCAGTTCCAGATTCTAACCAAATTTCCAGATGCAATAGTCTAGAAACAGGAGGGGGTGGAGTTTCCCCTCTTACTCCTTTTCCTTGGGTTTAAGTAATCTTATTTGTCCACAAATGAAAGTGAAAGAAGTTGGTGAAGAAGTTGCTTCCTTCGTAgaagtaaaataaaattggaAATATTGTTTCTGAAGTTCTAAAATTTATAGAACACATAATAAATCTCCTGATTCTCTCTCTATTtcttgaaaaaagaaagaaaaagaaaattgactTCCTAGACTTCCTACTCTGTTCCTCCTTTGGAAAAAATCCTTCTGctcttttcttaaaatgataTGTCATATGGTGGCACAACATCGTGCTTGCATTTGATATATACAAGTTGTAACCTTTTGTTCTTCGATTTTGTAATCTCAATTGCTcaaatctttttctttataaCCATGGTATTTGGGCCAGCTACGCTCACCTCAACTAATTCCACggggtacctgctacctccAACCAACACAAGTACCGAGTAACTTTGTGCAGCAAGGCTTGGCCTGATGAGAAGAAATCACTTAGTATTTTTATCTTGactgggatttgaacctgagacttCATGGTTCTCAACCCCTACTGGGCCACACTCTTGTGTTACCTCCTTGCTCAATCTGAAATGTGCTATATTTCAGCTTTTTGCTGGATGATGCTTTAATTTGTAGTTTTAATTAAAGTACCCAAGGGTGTgatcaatgaagtgggttgagaaccatgaggtcttaGGTTCAATTCCCAGCGGAGGCAAGAACACTAGGTGGTTTTTCCCCATCTGTCCAAGCCTtagtggacagagttacctggTACTGGTGCTTGTCGGAGATAGCAAGTGCCCCGAGGAATTAATTCAGGTGCGAGCAAGCTGTCCCGGATACCACGGTTATCAagttattttttgtatttttaattaaatggtACCTcagagtttcatttttttttttctttacttcatAAAATGGAATATGAGTCGTATGCTTGCAGTCCCCAATCACATGCTTCTTTAATGCAATACTTTTTTGGCTTTTTGTGGAGTAAGATGTTGCTTTGCATTGCTACATCTGCTACGGTTTGACTACAAATATCTTGATTTTAACAAATGAGAAGTAGAATGGCTCTGGTTAGACAAGCACTGCTGTATTTCTTATGTGCTATTATCATGAAAGCTTGTCCATTAAGTTTAAGCTTCGAATGGCAATGTTGTATGAGACAGCATCCTTTAGGTTCCATATGGAAGGTATATTTGTACTGGCATTGTGACATTGAGCATTGAATTATCCGTAATATTTCGGCCATAGCAGATTCCTGATTAGGTAAATGAGTTTCAGAATGCCAAATTTGACGTGTTAATTCAGCTTTCTTTGTTGTATGTCATCACGGTGTTTTAGTTCTCATGGCTCACTGACCTGGGCACCTCTTTACCTTATTCCTTCATATCGCTTATGCTGGAGatgttttttttggttttaatcCTTGATCCATTGTTGTGCATCTTTGGCAGGAAAGAGAATATGCCCTGAGATCCTTCAAAACTGGTAACACACCGATCTTGGTTGCAACAGATGTGGCAGCACGTGGTCTCGATATCCCGCATGTCGCGCATGTTGTCAACTTTGATCTGCCAAATGACATTGATGACTATGTGCACCGTATTGGAAGAACTGGACGAGCTGGGAAAACAGGTTTAGCTACCGCCTTCTTCAATGAGAACAATTCGTCACTGGCAAGATCACTATCCGACTTGATGCAAGAAGCAAACCAAGAAGTACCTGCTTGGCTCTCTCGCTTTGCTGCTCGATCCACTTACGGAGGAGGCAAAAACCGTCGTGGTGGAGCCCGTTTTGGTGCTCGTGACTTCCGAAGAGATTCCTCTTACAATCGAGGTGCTACAGATTATTATGGTGGTGGGGCCAATATGAACAGTGGCTATGCATCTGGGGTGTATAATAATACATCGTATGGAGCAGCAGGTGTGACTAGTGCATGGGACTAACCGGCCTCATTTTGCCCCGTTAGTAACTAGCAAACTACGTACTTTTTAGAGCTTACTCTTGTTttgctcacttttttttttagttctcTTCCTTTCGTACTCGGGTTTGATGGTTGTCGGTTGTGGCATAGCAAGGGCTCTAGGGGATGTGTAAATCTTGGCAGGTAGCGGCGAATAATTACTAACAGATTAGGAATTTTTGCCTCATTTTAACTTCCTCTTGTTTTTTCACTCTGCGTTAGCATTCTGTAGGTGATGGAAAGGGGAGTTTGTGTTTCTGCTAGAAATGTGGTTTATACTTCTCTTAACCCAATTTTGGTGGTTGTAGATTTCTTCTGCAGAGCCCTTTGAACCAAAAGTTTGAAGTTATGTTTCAACTTTAGTAGTCACTATTGTAATGTTCTGAAGTCTATTAACCAGATTTTCTATTGTATACACATTAGATATGTTCTTGGAAAAGTTTTTGCTGTTTAATATTTCATTTCTCTTTAATGATTGGTTATGGTTTGATGGTGTCTGGTAACTACATTGGTGTCCGACTGAATACAATTCGCGCCGGGAAGTCCCACATTGGAGAGTAAAGCATTTCCtaacaaacatgatttcatacGCAGGCTCGAACCTAAGACCTTTGGTTAAGGATCGATTTAATGATAATTGGTAATGGTTTGTTGGTGTGGGGTTGAGTGATCATTGGTAATGGTTTGTTGGTGTGGGGTTGAGCTTATTGAGTTGTCTGTGTCTGTCTGATGGATGACTTGACATTACCAACTTCTTTTTGGAACTTCTTGTTAGTCCTTGTCCTTATATTGCAACACTTTTTAATTAGTGGTTTAGTTGCCAAGGACATCTTGAcatttagtttttctttttttaataagtgACGTATGATGAAAACTAGTTTTCAACACAAAATCATGACTTCTATATCTATAATAGGTTCTTGTTTAAATCACAAACAAAAGTAGATAACACCATAGGATGTTGATTCCCCAAAATAGCTCATTAATAACTACTGCACTTCGCTCTCAAATCGGTGGAGTTGGCTATATGAATTCTCATTATATTTTAAGCTCAAGGTGCAGACTACAATAGTTGCAGTCTCACTAAAGTGCAATATGAAGAAATTACTTAGTGTTTTTCGTCTCCACTACGATTTGAACCTGAGATCCGATGATTCTTTAAAAAAGCtcactttcaaaaaaaaaaaaaaaaaaaaaaagagagagaaaaaaggacaaaaataacgttttttttaaaataaaaattatttcattttcaccatGCTTTAATTATattgtgaaaaatgaaaattttactcTAGTGGAAGAATATGTAAATGCTTttcttatgaaaatgaaaaagaaaatttacttACAATGACATCAAATTAGTAAAACAAGGTTAAAGATAAATTCCACTAGCTCTATTGGAATAGTTGACAGACTTTCCATATTTTTCAAGGTTCTTTGGTTTTATATTTTGTCTTTTTATAAAACCCTTTCCATTAGGTGAGGGGTTTGAGAACACACCTCTTTTCAACGGCTTATATCCAATTTGCATCTCCCAATAAGACAAAGTGACAAACCATCCCTAGAAGAGAAGTAGAAAAGTTAATACAATTATCGAGATTTGCAGCATGCATACGATTTCTTCATTCTTAATTAAATGATTGAGTTCGAGctttaaaatgaaaaagaggatAGAAAGTGCTTActcttttaataaattttatgtgGTGAGGATCATGATTATTCGAAGTCCTAAATCAACTATCGATCACCggatgaaaaattaaaaatataataattaaaagcTAATACATTAATTTAACTCTTCAATATTGACCTAAGCATAAGAAATAAACATATTATTATAAGGCTCCTAATATAGAGACGGATAGCTTCAGagattttccttcaaatttgcTTTGGCAACGTTTAGTTCATACGTTGTTTGAGAtattacactttttttttttataactaaaCTAGATAAATGATAAAATTTGATATGTCCCAAGTTTACCACTTTTTAACATTACAACCTcaatgcataataataataataataataataataataataataataataataataataataataataataataatttgggAGTGATTTTGTGGTATTTATAGGTTTGTAGATGAATTGGTTGACCTTTAGAAATCAGACAAAATGGCAAGTAGTTGTTTGGTGTGGACATTAGTTGTTTGCCTAAACTCGTGTAGACTTATAGTAGtgtttatttattcatttaattttataaattgtcGCATATCTAATGTCTAaactattttaatttattgCTTATCACGATGTCTTTACATGCATGTAATTGAAGTAGTTTTTTACAATCAAGGCTTGTGACGAAATTGATAAGGTTCTTCCGTCCTTAACTAAAGACCTGGAGTTTGAGTTTTGAAAATAGGAAAATTTACTTATCATAACTACCCCTAAGGCTTAATTATGAAAAATAACTACCttatttaatattaatttttgcaGCTATATTATTCTAAAATTACATTTCATAGCTACCCAGCTATATTTCAATTACTGTGTTTCCTCATCTCCTAAATACACGGTCCATTAGCTATTCTATCCCTAAATACACGGTCCATGAGATCTCACCCTTCAGTTTCTCTCTCTCCGTTACCTATTTCACCCCCAGATCTGTTTTAACCGAGCGAGTATTATAAATAGCTTATTTGGCATTTgaaatgcaaaaattaaaattcagctccttttgaagggcaatccgtgcaatttcttcattgttgttacaTATCGTTCAaagggtttttatttttttttcttttctttttttaatgctTCCGCTGGAGCATTGAATGCTGCCGGTGGAGTTGGTGGAAGTGGTCAGCATAATCGGTGGCTTGAAAGAGGCGATGatgattttgtaaaatattGCTAATTCCCTTCTCTCACTGACAACGGCGCTATTCTACCGCCCCTCTGGCATGAATCCAGCGCATACTCCACCTCCGATGAGAGTTGTGGAgtttcatgcccaccaagtatttgataaaatgtttaagtatatttcagtgtactgtttcagtatatttctttgtatttcaatgtatttctaatttatgaaacagtttctgatatatttcattgtactccattgtatatacgcatactacaattttatatttattaaacaatcaaccatatttcattgtattccgtATATATTTTTACgtatttggaagtatttctaaaagtttggaatggagtaatttggagagagaaacgtGTACACATGGAACTTTAGCCGTTATGCGTGatacatggttgatttaatttgacttaccatttaaaatgaaagaagataATTTGTTCCATAAATACAACCTATTTTTTACTCTACCAGATTTTGTATTTCCgtgtatttcaaaaacgcgaaCTCTGCCGGATTTTTGTATTTCCGTGTCTTTCAAAAACGCGAAATACAACCGAATACAACAAAAACTAGCTAcgatttgtaaatatagaaaaagtagcTATAAATTGTTAGAAGGTATTAAAAGGTAGTtgtttatgtaagtttcacTTGCAGATATACAAAATCTTGGTAACGAGCGCACCTGATTTAATGGGTCTTACCCAACATAAATCGGGATTAGTCGTGACCCCTAAAAGAGCATCGGACATCGAgagggaaacaaaaaaaaaacatttttttttgtgaggattgcccttcaaaggcactggtcttcaatttttgcccctcaaattgctggtctttaatttttacccttcgcctaataccatgaggtttggtGATCGAACCcggcttagtaaaaaaaaaaaaaattgtaaggtAGAGTTTCGTAGCAAGATTAGGCTGGGCAATTAGGCCTGAAGGCAGAGTTTTGTAAGATTCCAattgagtaatttttttttgccttaatgcaaacctctaccttaaggtagaattttgccttatgcctgaaggaaaaactctgcctgatcaggcagagtttgaggcaaactctgtcttgcgaatccaaactctagcgtgcgattttttttaaattttttttgactgagtgaGAATTCAAAACAGGAACCAAAGATTTTagcgaagagcaaaaattaaagaccaccaaatttgagggacaaaaattaaagaacacccccgaataagggcaatcgtgcCAGTTGCCCccccaaaaaggaaataaatttaaatCCCATTCTTGTAGGTCATGCCAAGGATATTAAGATAAGATTTTTctgtttttctcaaattttttcaGAGTCCTAGCTACTCCACTATTCTTCACAGGATAAGTTATGTTAAAGTAAAGTTTTCTAATACAAACAGTTACGTATGAATTTaccaaatatttaaattatgtatgatcattttattaaaagaaTATGGAATAACATCCAATGTGTATTATGAGTACAATTTTATTCTCCCTCCGTACCTTTTGGATGTCGAGATTAAAAAAAGGTCTTTCTTTAACCTTAACTTTCTtgtatatcttttaaatattttaaatagtCAATTATTctaacttatagtactttttacgtagttttcaaatatgtaaatcttatttcaaaaaacttaaagattccaTGCCTGAATTCACAGTTAAAATTAAACCGTTCGAATCTTGAAATCCGaactgtgccacataaattggaatagaGAGAGAGTACGTGATTAGGTAATTTCAATAGTAACTTAATTTATGAAAAAGGTATAGGAAAAAAGTGTTAATTAATAACTGTGATCTGATATGATTACCAACTTTATCTATTATGAttagtattttttattattattataactaACATATGACGAAGAGTAAAAAAAGGGATCAATGAAAAAAAATCGTAATTGCATATATTGGTAAATAAAATCCTAGTAAAATCAAACTTCACCTATGATTATAAAAAACTATAAATGGCCGGCATAATGGATTAATATCCAAAAGGACCCACAACGATGTGTTGTATATGGAAATTGAGCTAACTACATCTTTATTTGACCAATCAATTAATGATTATGAGGAATTGGTTAGTGATTGTTGTGCCCTCACATCTTGATTGTTGTGATATGCTATGACCGGTCAtaaagtatatacatatagttatTTGACACGTGGAAGTTGGCTGCTGGCACAACAGGGTGGTGCTTTACATCACTTCAGGCGGATGCATCATAGCATTCGTGGTGGTGCTTTAGAATTTCAATATATTATGCTCAAGATCAAAATGAGCTTTTTGGCGGACTAATGTAGTCCCATTCTTGAGTTAGTTGGAGTGCATTCATCTTGTCCATTGAACTAGCTAAAAATTATCGCTTGAGATGAAAACACTAAAAGAAAAGAATCCAAAAATGCAACAACATTGAAACCACAAGACCCCtattagtgtgtgtgtgtggggtgggggggggggggggaggtgaTGCGCTCCTGCGCACTAGCTGAAAGGCCCTTTCTCTTTGTAATTAACATCAACATTCGCGCTCCCTGACAAGAATTCTTCATTTAGGATTCAAACCTGAGATCTTTCATTAAGGGTGAAAGATTATAATTACCCCCAACACCTTtaggtgaaaaaataaatacttgtTACAACTTACAagcataagaaaaaaaatcaattataaaATAACATATGCACACAATAATTGTAATCCTAAAATTCTGAAAATGCTACAATCATAAGTGTCTATGTTCTGCAtcatttaaattgcattaaATGGGTCATCTAATATATTTCCGTCAATGGTGGCAAGAAGTTGAATTCTCAAATAAGGTAATTAAACATCAAACATTGAAGAAAATATCAAGTCAAAATTCTCTACATTTAAGTCGACGTAGAAGAAACTTTCAAAATTCATTTAATaagaatatatagaaaatagcaATAAATCCTCATTATA
Coding sequences within it:
- the LOC132032715 gene encoding DEAD-box ATP-dependent RNA helicase 37-like, coding for MPMSWADSVSAAENPAGAPAKSAYVPPHLRNRPSADPKPPAQASYAGAAALGNNDHSGYGVPNVVGSRWSGQRNEYQSGYSGGGGRGGGGWNGRTGGWDRGRDREVNPFTDEDNEPVSEQESSAINFDAYEDIPVETSGDNVPPPVNTFADIDLGEAVNENIRRCKYVKPTPVQRHTIPISLAGRDLMACAQTGSGKTAAFCFPIISGIMRGQFPRPPRPRVAFPLALILSPTRELSCQIHDEAKKFSYQTGVKVVVAYGGAPINQQLRELERGVHILVATPGRLVDLLERARVSLQMIRYLALDEADRMLDMGFEPQIRKIVQQMDMPPPGVRQTMLFSATFPKEIQRLASDFLSNYIFLAVGRVGSSTDLIVQRVEYVQETDKRSHLMDLLHAQRENGAHGKQALTLVFVETKKGADALEHWLCMNGFPATAIHGDRTQQEREYALRSFKTGNTPILVATDVAARGLDIPHVAHVVNFDLPNDIDDYVHRIGRTGRAGKTGLATAFFNENNSSLARSLSDLMQEANQEVPAWLSRFAARSTYGGGKNRRGGARFGARDFRRDSSYNRGATDYYGGGANMNSGYASGVYNNTSYGAAGVTSAWD